In the Helianthus annuus cultivar XRQ/B chromosome 11, HanXRQr2.0-SUNRISE, whole genome shotgun sequence genome, one interval contains:
- the LOC110888960 gene encoding uncharacterized protein LOC110888960, translated as MAFICGSFHSQEEDNYDVVWPFSSPSTRKSTRRRHIFGNRRNKIATNPYANCGLDKYEALLAELDQKRQKFLAQKRYEDVSMVKFIYNSTNELEPVVIKLQDEHRIIHHNTSSLSTPEVDHKKDVSFSKAEEDNTKPVVHDHTEKFKLDQSKRKIVEWWKPCYYFPLFVILILVLLMFSGRSFAILCTSIGWYLVPEVNENLHNPKQPNNIKELKE; from the coding sequence ATGGCCTTCATATGTGGTTCATTCCATAGCCAAGAAGAAGATAATTACGATGTGGTTTGGCCATTTTCTTCCCCATCTACAAGAAAATCAACAAGAAGACGGCACATTTTCGGTAACCGAAGAAATAAAATAGCCACAAACCCATATGCGAATTGCGGGCTCGACAAGTATGAGGCACTTTTGGCTGAACTTGACCAGAAAAGACAGAAGTTTTTGGCACAAAAAAGGTATGAAGATGTCTCCATGGTTAAGTTCATTTACAACAGCACGAATGAACTCGAACCTGTTGTGATCAAGTTACAAGATGAGCATAGAATAATACATCATAACACAAGTTCATTAAGTACTCCAGAAGTAGATCATAAAAAGGATGTTTCTTTTAGTAAAGCCGAAGAAGACAACACGAAACCAGTGGTTCATGATCATACTGAAAAGTTTAAGTTGGATCAAAGTAAAAGAAAGATTGTGGAATGGTGGAAGCCTTGTTATTATTTTCCTTTGTTTGTGATCTTGATCTTGGTGTTATTGATGTTTTCGGGACGATCTTTCGCGATATTATGTACTTCTATCGGTTGGTATTTGGTTCCGGAAGTTAACGAGAACTTACATAATCCAAAGCAGCCGAATAACATCAAAGAATTGAAAGAGTAG
- the LOC110914509 gene encoding uncharacterized protein LOC110914509 codes for MGCLDCFDGGLARQERLEEERKASQEARAKAAEAAEKRQEQFEKSAAGRAAKAQMQAAAKQASHTNKGEPTLKWQMG; via the exons ATGGGTTGCTTAGATTGCTTCGACGGAGGGTTAGCGAGACAGGAGAGATTGGAAGAAGAACGCAAAGCTTCTCAAGAAGCTCGAGCCAAAGCCGCTGAAGCCGCCGAAAAAAG GCAAGAACAGTTTGAAAAATCAGCTGCAGGTAGAGCCGCAAAAGCTCAGATGCAAGCAGCTGCAAAACAGGCTTCACATACTAACAAAGGCGAACCGACTCTTAAG TGGCAGATGGGATGA
- the LOC110888954 gene encoding COP9 signalosome complex subunit 7, with amino-acid sequence MQELDVINVRELEDFLINECMYVGIVRAKLDQLRRCFQVQFAAGRDLRPGQLGSMIHTLSNWLSTSDNLLNTIQDKIKWADTVSELDKKHKKEAEERMEEVKKTLSLKADVDFRGPEEMFPEPSGVMDYVEDRSRPKRRRHPLG; translated from the exons ATGCAAGAATTGGATGTTATAAACGTCCGTGAGCTTGAAGATTTCCTGATCAATGAGTGCATGTATGTG GGTATTGTCAGGGCCAAACTGGATCAGTTGCGAAGATGTTTTCAG GTTCAATTTGCAGCCGGGAGGGATCTAAGGCCTGGACAATTGGGGAGTATGATACATACATTATCAAACTG GTTAAGTACATCAGATAATCTACTCAACACAATTCAAGATAAGATAAAATGGGCTGACACAGTGAGTGAGCTGGACAAGAAGCATAAAAAAGAAGCCGAAGAGAGAATGGAGGAAGTGAAAAAGACACTCTCCCTCAAG GCAGACGTTGACTTTCGAGGCCCTGAGGAGATGTTCCCCGAACCAAGTGGAGTGATGGATTATGTTGAAGACCGAAGCCGACCTAAGAG GAGGCGCCACCCGTTGGGTTAA